In Zingiber officinale cultivar Zhangliang chromosome 6A, Zo_v1.1, whole genome shotgun sequence, a single genomic region encodes these proteins:
- the LOC121996785 gene encoding bZIP transcription factor 27-like — MRPSQHDGDSGKHCDVADQRTNSRVGDSSYRSSAHERRSAPWLGCKGSRQRPVSLPQSSLRAMVLACPPPANATSSSTSNALGLSPSVSLEIRLIQPDSTSVAASISPAFSDANRPPSPIGLFSSCSKKLTLLSEPPSDDGVERRHKRMLKNRESASRSRARKQAYVNQLELEIEQLLEENSKLKKELKRLSMEMAAQQLYPLKNKLQRSATAPF; from the exons ATGCGGCCGTCGCAGCACGACGGCGACAGTGGGAAGCACTGTGACGTCGCCGACCAGCGCACCAACAGCCGGGTGGGCGACTCCTCTTACCGTTCCTCCGCCCACGAGCGCCGCTCCGCGCCATGGCTCGGCTGCAAAGGCTCCCGGCAGAGGCCTGTCTCTCTCCCCCAAAGCTCCCTCCGCGCCATGGTCCTCGCCTGCCCCCCTCCCGCCAACGCTACCTCCTCCTCTACATCCAACGCCCTGGGCCTCAGCCCCAGCGTCAGCCTCGAGATTCGCCTCATCCAGCCGGATTCCACCTCCGTCGCCGCCTCCATCTCCCCTGCTTTCTCCGACGCCAACCGGCCTCCCTCCCCCATCGGCCTCTTCTCCTCCTGCTCCAAGAAATTAACCCTCCTATCCGAACCACCCTCCGACGACGGCGTCGAACGCCGCCACAAGCGCATGCTGAAGAACCGCGAGTCCGCCTCCCGCTCGCGAGCTAGGAAGCAG GCTTACGTCAACCAGCTCGAACTGGAAATCGAGCAGCTTCTGGAGGAGAACTCCAAGCTAAAGAAAGAACTCAAGAGG CTATCCATGGAGATGGCCGCCCAGCAATTATACCCCCTAAAGAACAAGCTGCAGAGGAGCGCAACTGCACCATTTTGA